Genomic window (Rosa chinensis cultivar Old Blush chromosome 6, RchiOBHm-V2, whole genome shotgun sequence):
GCTGCAGTCAAAGTGGAGGCTCAGGATGCTCCGTGAGTTGGTTAATGAGTAATCAAAAGAggggaaaacaaaaataagtaaaataaataaacctCGTCTGGGAAACTATGTTGTCTTCTtatgtaaataaataataaataaacccTCTTTAAGAGGGAAACCATGTTTTCTTATCCCTGAAAATTTCTTAATTACCATTACCAGTTTaaaagtttgattttattttttattttttattttttatttcattgaACAACTCAGTCACCTATTCACTACTAGCCAGTGAATTTCAATAGATCATAAGGTGGCAAATAAGCCCATCAGTTGGCTTCCCGTGCTTTGTGTATAGATGATGTCGTGATTTGGATGGTTCTAACATCCAGAATTGGCTTGCCCACTGGTGCAGATAGCTATTATATTATGCTCTGATTGTACCTGATAAAATTTTGAGGAATATCAGCAAAATATGAAAGGATGTTCCCATACAGCTCCAGTGGGCTAAATGAGGATATCTCAAAGCAAAGGCCTTTCTGCTAGCACTAGTACCACATCCACATGCAGTGGAAGCAAGCAAGGCAAATGGCAAGTCTTGTCTTTACAAGACTACTACCATTCAGTGGTTCAGGTAAGATAATTTGAGTGTGAAACTCAATATCATGTGACCTTACTAAACCAGCCGTTTGGTCAAGACATGTGCAGGGGATAGTGAACCAGGAAACAAGACACACGACCAAGATACCAAAACTCAGCATAATATTAATCCCAAATACATATTCAAAAGCATGAGTACATCATGTCTGACCTGTTTTGCATGAAAATGCATAAGACtgccaagaaaacaatttcctgGTCATTCCAATGGCATCTACATTACCAAACAGATTTGATTCTTCCGATATCTATTTTAGGGTCAGCTGCTTAAAAGGATGTGTAAACCCCAAGTCACATAACAACAATATTGTCTTAACAAAGTACCAGTACTCCTGAAACCTAAACCCCTAAAGCGTTCCACAGTTACTATGCCAGGCTGCTGTCACTCATTCATAACGGGCTTGTTCTCATTGGCCTTGGGCCTGTGTTCCTTCGGCTTCTGCTCTTCCATCTTCCTGCAATGCCCAACAAAGATACAACCATATGTCAAGCAGCGTCTCATGAAAACAAGACAGTCCAGAACAATAATAAACAATGGGAAAATTACACACGCATCCACTGAGCAGAATACCAGATGCAAAGGAACAGGTGAAAGCCCCACATAAGGAgcaaaagaaaaggcaaaaGAAACGCAAAATATATAGAGGGGGGCTCTCTTCTTTTAGAAAATACACATTTCGGCTAATTATCGTCCTACTAACTAACATCATGATAAAATTCAATAGTATTCAAAGGCGATGATTCAAAAACAGGTACTGAAACAGACAGTGCCAAATACCCTGGCACCTTAACCACTATACAACCTTCACTACAAAGCATAGGTAATACAGAAAccaaattataaattataaaaccaactcattgcgcATATATTATTAATACGATGCACTTTAACAGCTGTACAATCCCCACCACAGCTTGATGCTCCTTAACACAGAGTGTAAACCTAATAAAGGCTAAACTAGACAAGGCCAAACAGCTCAAAGTGCTTCACCACAAGACTATAATACAAAGCCAAACTATACATGTAAAATCATCAAACTGCACCAACCAAGCAATTTGAACCAAATGACAAGTCGGGTGGCCTCAGCTAACCAAAACCCATACAATTACTTCAACTTTCACATGAAATGGTAATCATCCCCATTCCCCACAAGAGATTCATAACACCCCAATTACAAATTGACCCGGTAAGTTATATCCAAAACTAGTAAACAATTCACAAATGTCATTTTGGAATTTCCCTACTCAAAAcatatttctcaaaaaaaaaaaggcaccgGTTTCGGATCGAATAGCAACAAAAAGAATCCCTAAAATTAATAAATCAAATGTTTAATTAGACTATAGATGTCTCTGTGTGTGCGTGAAAGAGATAGAAGTAGAAGAGAGGTACAAACCTCTTATCGGAGGAGCCACCCTTCTGGCTGAGGAAGGACCTGAAAAGAGGGGAGTTGACGTCGTAGATCATCGTTCCGATTGCTCTCAAGATTCAAGAaaagccctaaccctaattcTCTCCAAAGTCCAGCTGCTTTTGCGTTCTCATGCCAAGAGGCGGTGTCATCGCTTTTATAGTGGCATCAGGTCACTATTGGGCTTATGGGCCGGTTCGGGTCGACGTTGTTAACCGGCGTGTATTtactttggaaaataaaactacacgtctccaaaaaaaaaaaaaaggaagaacttAACCCTTGAAAATTAGCTCAACTAATGGGAGGGGGGTTGAAAATTTGGTTAAGAGCATAGGATTTATATTCCCTCTAATGAgtgcaaaataaaaataatagaacTTTAAATTGGCCTAAAAACTAGAGTAAATGTACATTCTACTACTTAAGCTCTAACATGCATGTTATGGCCAAAATTTGTATCATttactctctcttttttcatattttggTTATGAAGTTAGAGTTAGTTGAACTATCTAAGtgtaattttgttttctctattGAACTGTGGGCTCACACAATTGAGCTCGAGTGCGATATTGATGGATGCTTCTCTTGTTTGATAAGCTGAAATAGATTCGTGGAGGCTTGAAACTGTTGTTCTTAAAATTCCTAATCAAGTAGGGTTAATTGCATGTTTACTACTGAACGTGTGTTATTTTCAAATAGAATAGAGGTTTTGTGGCGTGTTTGAGTGTTCAATGGCAGTGACGTAGTCAGAAATGTTAGCTAGGAGGGTCAGAATTAAATAACAATGATTATACAAAAATGAACTTCATCAGATAACATAAAATTGTATATAttgattgttaaaaaaaaattatatatattcgtCTATATGTCATTCttttgatagaaaaaaaaaaatcataagtcATAAAATACTcaaaaataacaatttttttttataaaacaaTTATAATTAAGATTTGATGAGTTACCTTATTGATTAATGTTGCCTTGATTCATAAATCTActaaaaatcaaagaaagagtAGCAGACTTCGACTTGCGTTTCATAGGAGAAGAAGTGGaaagaggagaggagagaagaCAGAATAGAGAATGagcaagagagaagaaaataagtGTATAAACCTAAATATATATGTAACGAAACTGTCATTGATTAATTGATCAATGAAGGGCATATgcataaaatataattaaaaaaattaaaagatggTGGAGTATGTCCAAACTGTGGAGTTATGGGTGAATGGGACAAAAGTTCAAAAGCTTTactatttcttttcattttctcatgTAAGGGTCAAACTAATATATTAAATATAAGTATGTATATAGGTATCAAATGTTTCAACTAATGACAGCTTAGtgagaagggtcaattgacccttctcGCCCTAGTGTCCCTACGCCCCTGTTCAATAGATTGGTTTTAGAGAATGTAATGAgggttcttttttttaatttgtgaaTTGCTTATCAAAATTTATCATACTTGTGTGGTTTTCCTAGTATATAGCCTCTAATTAGCAAGATATTGAAACTGCATCTCTCGATACTAATGACAGTGTTTGAGAGAGAGGTTGCCAACTACAAAGGGTAACTAATTTTAGCTATTGTTATTTATTATTCAGTAGTTAACTATCgtaaatccaataaaaaaaaaaaactattttaaACATGCATGTGTATCCGATTGTTAACATAAAGGTAAGATTATGTCGATATATACAAACTGCTCTCGAAATTTACTACACATGAGGTGGAAGATAAGTGAACTGTGAACATAAGCAACACtctcttagagcaagttcatccGTTGAGCTTGACCAGTCAAGACTTTTCACTGCTTTTTTGCCTTATATTTCCACTATTGGGGTTGGCaagtcagatactgttcacaaaatcTTGACTACAAAAGTGAccattcttgacattttgtgaaTAGTATCTGACCTGCCAACCCCAATAGTGGAAATACAAGgcaaaaaagcagtgaatagtcttgaccggtcaaacTCAAcgagtggacttgctcttacaGTCTTACCCAATCTCTCATTAGTCATACAAGAGCTACAGATCTCATGTACATACGTATTCTTGCTACAAATCCTACAATGCTTGGCATTGTTGTAAGATTTGCATCGGTTTAAATCAACTTTCTTTTGTAGTCTTTCAAATGTTGTAAACTTCCATCCTgtgttgtttgtttgttgtctTGATTCACTTAATTATTGtgagtgcttttttttttcaaaagaaaaaaacctcAGCCCACTTTACCCATATatatgtcagtgagaatcgAATTTATAAcatttacaatgttggaattattgTGAGTGTTTAATTATGTATAACCTTCTTGCTAGAGGCTTGATTCATGGCTATATAAAGCTGAATAATTAGGAAAACTAATTCAACTAGATTTGCAGTAGAGAATTGAAATAATGAAGTGGATGAGATTATGCCCACAAAATACTTGTGTGCTTTTACTCGTCTTGCTTATCAGCTTGAGACAACCACAGGTCACTAATTCAATGTTCGAAAAGATCCATGTGCATATCCTCAATGATTTTCAAAATGAGACTCTTCATTCTTCAAGCTCGATGTCAATCCAAGGAAGACGATTTAGGGGTGCAATAGATTCTGGTGAGCAATGAGTTCCAGTGGCATTTTCGCATTATCATGTTCAAAACAAATCTTTTTTTCTACAATACGCAGTGGAGCGGCGGACATAAAACTTTTGATGCTTCTATTGAGAACGAATGGTTTATGAAGAGTTGCTTTAAACATTGCATATGGAAATTGGACGAAATCGGAATTTCATTGTACAGTTTCAAGTACAAGCTAGACATACCCATGTATCTCTAGGACTCatgaaaaattcaaaaaataaaaaaaattaaagtacTTCTTAAATCTTAAGTGATAATTGGTGTTCAAAAGGTTGTATGTTCTCGTTCACTTCATGTTCGTCTTCTTCCTAGGCTCCTAGATAGCTTATCTAAACGTTTTCCTTTATTTCCTTACAGTTGTCTAACAAATCGGATCAATATATGTTTTCTTCttgaagcaatcccaaacagaTCCTATACTATTTTCTTGCACTGAAATCGGATTCGGAAACAGTTGTTATCAACTCATCAATGTGGGTTGACATTAGATTAAATCAACTAATGACTTGTATAATTAGGGAGATTAATACTTATTAATGTGATAATTAGGTAGAAAATCATCAAGAAATGTAGGTTTTAGGATGGGGGGCCAATGTTCTCATCATTTTGAGCCGTGTTTGGTTGGCGGGACATTATCTTGTTTGTTCTTATTAGACGGGGCCGTCCATCCAATCACCGTTTCGTCGGTGGCTCCTTTTCATTTCCCTCGCCCTACCAACCAACCCCCAATCACAGTATCACACACAAACACAGTATTAATAATTTCCCCTTCCCCCTCTAACCCTTTGTCTTCTCTTTTTCTGTAAGTGACCGATTTGCCCCTTTCCGTTCTTAATTATTACCTGCTCTCGTGAACACGGCACAGTCGGCACTGGGTTTCTACGGGGTTGACATGATTGCCCTTATTGTCCTTTCACTGTCAGGTGTCACCCAAATGGCCAATCATGGTATTATGTCTACTCAATTATTGACTTACATATTTCTTCACGAGTTGGGCAAATTTataactttttttctttgttatttttACTACACATAATTGTGGTTAGTTATGTTCTTCATTATTTACTGAAAAATTCTTGGTGATTCAAGGCCGAAATGTAGTAATCAGGAgaattaatgaaaaaaaaagagttaataGTCTTTATTCATATATATGGACTGGTTTTCACTTGTTCAAAATTTTGACATAAGACTTCTGAAATTTAGTAACTAAACTTAGAAATGTACTATGTTTATATGTCACATTGGTTATCTATTAATATTATAAAAGATTTTTCCTGATTGCAACAGTTGCTgaagcggaaaaaaaaaatctagcgtcaacttctctctttcttttctatctagcggcatttattttctttgtcgAACGGGACacccaatttaatttttttgcaACGCCTCTGTACCTCATTATATTTtcatctattttctctctgtgCTCTCCGTCCTTCTAAGTTGGTGTTACCTGTCTTTATCAGACTTGTTAAGAGGCTGGTGTCAAATTCTTGAAGGGGATATGCGTGTCATGGAAGCATAGGTGGTTTTAGATGGTTTCCTGGTGGGAATTGAGATCTTAGTCCCAGTTTTATTCATGATCTTATTGTTGTCATAGTTATGTGCTTCCTAGGGACCAACTGCTTTTATCATCGATGTGTATTTGTTGCCAATGCAGTAGTCAGCCACCCTGCACATATGAGCCGGTGCTTTTGGAATACGATGTAAAAGAGGGTGCAGTTCGTCTTGATGTTGTGAGGATTTATTGTGACTCATTATGTATCATGTGGAAAGAAATGATTATCATAGATAGAGTAATATAAGCTCATGGTCCCGATTCTTTtagagttttggtttttgttacaATCCCTTCCGATGTATGATCTCTGATGATTTAGAATAAAATTTCTctcatttaaaaaaaacaaagaaaatcactTAATCAGATCTTGATGTGAAGTTGCAAATCCTATTTTGATTGACACAATGTTGCAAGTCTTAAAGATTATGGACTAATTTTCATGCTCTTGTTTAGTTGTTATACGTCTCATTGCTAAAGTTTGTGATTGTTAATTTGTTGTTGGTTGGATTTCGGTAATGTAATCTCTTATATATGTAAACATTAATTTTTTGTTGCCAAAATTAATACCCTATTTATATCACATGTCTATTTACTATATAGTGATGTAAGCTATTGCTATGTCGACTTtttctctctgctagggtttctctctAGCGGGGAAATTGATCGAGTTTCGAATTGTGATGGCGGCGGAGGAGGCTATTGTGCACCTAGTTGGGGGCAAGGATGCAATCCAAGATCCTTTTTTCTATGTATGTGGCCGGTTGCTCTCCCAAAAAGGGGAGTTACTTCCGTCGTTTTTGGCGGCTATTTCCGACATCTGGGGTTTGAAAGAGCGggttttgatccgtgaggaggAAGGAGGGATCTTTGTCTTTCAATTTAAGGAGCAGGAGACGAAGGATCACGTCCTCAACAGCGGCCCTTGGTTTTTTAACAATTCCATGCTTCTCTTGGCGGACTATGAAGGCCTCCGGGATCTGACAGAGGTTCCGCTGAATTCAATGGAGGTTTGGGTGGCGGTGAAAGGTCTGCGCATGGCTATGCGCAATGCCCGTGCCCTAACGGTACTTGGGAACTCCTTGGGGCGTTTTGTCAGGTACGACCAAGGTGCGTTGCAGAGGAAGGATCCCGTGCAAAGGCTTCAGGTTGTGCACGACGTACGTACTCGTTTTCGGCAGAGATGGCAGTGGACTTGGAGTTGAGATATGAGAAATGCCATGGCATTTGTCGGGGCTGCGGCTTCTTTGACCACGGGCTGGGTTGTTGTGACAACGCCTTGTCGGCGGTGATGGTGTCAGGAGATGGATCGAGTTGCATTCCTCCAGCGTTGGTGGCTGTTGATGTGGTCGGAATTGAGTCGCCCGGCCTTATCCGAGGGGCTGCTGGAGGTTGGGCTGGGTCCGGAGGTCTGGATGGAGGACACTATGGCGACTGGGTCGGTGACGTCGGGATTTGCTGTGGAGCTTGAGGATGCCCTGGGATTTTCGGCGGGAAACCTAGATTTGAAGTTAGGGTTTCCTGTTGGGCAGGGTAGCAGCGGGTCTGAAGGGGAGGTTGGGATGACTTTGGGCCTGGGTGGTGAGTGTGTCGGCCTGATGAGTGTGGGCGGGCCAGCTGCACATGGGCCAGTTGCAAATGGGCCAGGGACTGATGTTGTTTACCCTAAAATTTTGGGGATGCACAAATGGTGCCATGGTGAGTGGCATATGGAGAAGCGGCAAAAACCAACCTTGGCGGAGATACCCCATGAGTTTCATCTTGGTGAACTTGTGGAGGTCTCGGTGACTGTTGGGAAGACTCCAAAGAAGAAGGGTCGGCCTAAGGGTCGTcggaataaagaaaacaagaggaccaacctgatgccgaggttgttggATGCTGAAGAGCCTGATGCAGGTACTAGCTCCGACCCCCAGGGTCGGCCTAAGGGTCGTcggaataaagaaaacaagaggaccaacctgatgccgaggttgttggATGCTGAAGAGCCTGATGCAGGTACTAGCTCCGACCCCCAGGGGACGGAGAAGGTACATATCTAGGGTTTTCAACAAAACAAGACATTCTGGACGCGAGCCTGTTGCAGTAGGGGTAATTTCTATAAGTTTTTCTAagacgtttctagttgatatttgtaccacaattgcgtgcttggtagattagactagatgaatatttTTTCCTTAGAGAGCGAGATTAGTCTTGCGTAGATTAAGCTTGTTGTTCAGCGAGCGTCCATTTAGAATCCAATGAGTTCCCTGTGGCTTAGATAGGGGTATTCGGTTTATCCCggagttttttttatataagtCCTGTTAAACTCTGGCCTGTGTTTCATGGcttgattattaataaaatcaaccctattaaaaaatatatatatagtgatgTAAGCTATTTTTTTATAAGTATAGAAGGTTTTGAGTTCTACTCATAAACAAACAATTTTTTATATAGTTAATAGAAACTAGAAAGACCTGCTTAGCACGTGTTATGGACTTTAGCCTTTGGAAGCAACCATTAACTATAAGGTTTCACCTTGAGCAATTATCCCAAATCTACTACATGGGTTTCAACAATTATAccaaaattaatttttcttcttttagaaGAAACCCCCAATTGGCTAGCTATCCATGACTATTATATCCAGGAGCGGAAACAACAAGAATGATATGAACAAACACCAACCCCTTAACAAGAACGTTAATGAGGCCAAAACACAAATCCAGGGCCAATTTGGTCAACCAATGGAATCCTCGTCTCCTCGATGCAATGGTACTATTTGCTAAGGTTCGCAAAGGTCCAATCCAAGGGGCAAAATCGGAACACGAATTGAACTAAAGTATGCAGAAGCATACGTTCTCTTCGACCCTTCTCTATCGAAGACCAAGAGACTTTGTCTCTCCCCAGTCTCCCACCTAAAATACCACCACCAGTCCACCACCATTTATACGCCCAAAAGTTTTggggagagaaaaagaaaaagaaaaagaaaaagaaaaaaataaaaataacaaaaacaaaaggtggTAGATGCATGAGACACAACAAAACTATACacagttttgtttttggttttgttttttcacCACCACCTTCCATTCATTAAAATCCcaatctttctttctctctttgccTTTGTGGAATTTTACCAAGTCCTCTGTGACTCTGCAAATTCCACCATCACCGCCACCTTGTCTGCCTCCTCAGGTAAAAAGGAACTGACTTTCTCATCCCCATTGGCGTGTTTTGTGTATTTGCTTGATGGGTGGTCCACTGTTGACTTGTCTACTCGGTTTGTGGTCATGGGCATTTTGCGTTGACGAGCTTCCAGGACTGGAATTGCTTTTCTTCGTTCTTTGGCTTTGTGGGTTGGTCTTGATTTTCTGTGTTTCTGCGTTGTGTGAGAGTatatttggagtttgtttttgaatttcttgtgtgggtttttggttttactgATGGCCATTCCATGAAAGGTGGTAGGTTGGTTGGGTTGACTTAACTTTCTCAGGTCAGAGATTAGGCTTTTTTTATCAGTGTGTGGTGATCTTTATCAAGATTCTTTGGATTCTGATCGCATTTAACATGATGTATGATTTGCTTTGCTGAATGAAGTTAAGGATGAGCAGAGGTTGAACCTGCTTGCTTCAAATAGAATGATTAACAACCTAGAGATAACTTGATTGCTGATAGATATTGATCTCACGGCATGGAAGAATTTTACTTGGAGTTGTATACCTTATGTTGGGATTGTTTTGGTTGTATGAGCATCAATGGCATTGTTTCTATACTCGCTTTTATCACAAGGTTCTTGAGTAGGGAAGTtgttcttaatttttcttttcttcttatgTCTTCCTGCTACGTGAATTCTGTGTTACTTAGCTTCATAGCCTACATGTATTGGGAACCTGCTCACTACCTTAAGAATTTATAGTTAACAGCTGCTTATTATAGCTTTTATTGACATTAATATTTGGTGGTAGCAATTGAAATCAGAGACTACAGTTCTGGATCATGTGAATACGCGGTGATCTTATATCCTGCTTATTATGAATTGTGTTATGGTAGTTTTGTTAGAACCACCTTTAATTTTCCTTGATATTGCTTTTGGTTCTAGTTGATGTATGGTAAGAACAGCGTGCACTAAAATTAATGCTGTTATTATAATTAGTAGCATTCcattttaattttccttttgATATCTATACGTAGGGACTTGAATAGTGTACGAAAATCTTCAGAAATTGTCTCCGCTATTATAATAAATGTATACTGCTTTTTCATTGCAGTTTAAGTGTTAAGCTGCAACCATCAACAATGGTGAGCTTAAGAAGGCGCAGGCTCTTGGGACTATGCTCTGGTAAAAATTTAGTTAGAATCTGTTATACAAGATACGATTATTACTTCTGTTTAATACACTATTGTTCTAATACTGTTTAAGCTTAATCAGTTTGAGTTTTAAGTTCTGTTATTATACCTTGTCAGAGGTTTGAGATAAAGTTACAGCTTTCATGACTAGGAATCTAGTTAATAGGTTCCTGTTTGTGCTGGAATGATGGTATTTACCAAATTTTTGGTCTTTGCAGGGATAAGTGCTTTTCTAACTCCACTTCCTATGTTTTGTGACAACGCAAAACCTGATAGCGTGCATCCCAGGCCTTCAAAAGATAGAAATCTGCTAGATGGGGTAAGACTGGATTCACTGTCACTTTATATTACAATATAGTTCTAGTAAgccaaaaccacaaagcaggTGACTTGGCCTACGAATTTGAGATGTTGGTGCCTCCAAACCTTGTTTTGTGACAAAAAATGCTATTTGTTCTTAGTTTCTTGATATGGAAGTTTAAACAGCATCAATTCTGGCAATAAGCTGTGGTATAAATAATTCAATGTACCTTAAAGGGGAAAGACAAGAACAGGAAGTAGGAAATCAAAAATCTTATTTGGAAAAACGAAGTTGATGCTCTCCTGCATGTTCAGTTTATCTGATGTTTCATTTCTTACTAGAGTAATGGTGGAAAAATAGGACCTCTATCATCAACAGCATATGGTTCTAGCTTGGCGAAAGAGCAACCTCAAAAATATGTTCCAGGTTTGTTGTTTTAACCAAATTACAATTGGTATGTGTTTTGAGTTATCAATGCCATCTTCTTGGATTGGGGCAGTTGATATTTCACGCTTAGTTAAACTTTCATTCTCATATTGAATTGATTAGAATGCTTCATATCATGCACTGATGTGCAAACTCAGTCTTATGACACTCATATATCCTCTGGCTTTAAGCTCTGATGAACATTGTGTTTGTGTGTTAATATTTATGTacatatctgtgtgtgtgtgtgttatattcCTTTTAACTCATTGGAGGAGATGAGTTTTCCATTTTGCTGTTAGTTTTTTACCTTTTGTTATCTTATGAGAAAGGGATGGACTATGCCCCTTGTTTGATTCTTTATATCTATCTTAGAATATCGACAGAAAGGATCTTGTAAATGTGTAGAAATGGAAATATTTCAAATAATATTCAATGCTTATAAATATTTTTCAGGTGTTGAATTGGTTTTGGGATTTAAGCCACTGTTACAGCGAATTCTAATGCACAATATGCTATTTACAGGGCCACCAATTAAACGCAGAAAGCGACATCGCAGGAAGCATATTCATAACCAAGAACCATGTCTAATGAGAGGTGTCTATTTCAAAAATATGAAATGGCAGGCAGCAATTAAGGTTGACAAGAAACAAATCCACTTGGGCACTGTTGGTTCACAAGAAGAGGCTGCTCATTTGTACGATAGGTATGAATTGCATCTTCAACAATACAaacaacttttattttttattttttgtatttttaactAATATGCAAGCTCAATCAGTCGTGCGTAACCCACTGATAGAGTGATATATTTTATTCAAATAGAACTTCTACCAGTTGAAATAATTTGGACAACCACAAAGTTGGCTACACAATTGTCTCTTCTCTCTTTTGTTTATCTAGTGCATTCTCTTTATTAGAgattatagtagtagagattgGGCATCATGTTGTTACAAACAATATGAACTCAGATCTTTCTACACTTATGCTCGTTGAATTTGTAGCAGCTTGAAGTTCAACAATAGTATCTTTATTCTTGCTTCTCCAGTTTATGTTCatttgcagtcaagtttctgcTAGACGTTTAAACGCTTCATGTGTTTATTTTCCTTTGCATCTTTCCTAGGCTCCTAAGGTTCTCCATGTCATACTGTTTTCTGTTATTTTGGCCCTGTTTTTGCGCCCTCTGTGTCATATGATATATAGTGGCTTATGCCACTCCCCCACAATGCAAAAGTCAAT
Coding sequences:
- the LOC112170439 gene encoding wound-induced basic protein, translating into MIYDVNSPLFRSFLSQKGGSSDKRKMEEQKPKEHRPKANENKPVMNE
- the LOC112170436 gene encoding ethylene-responsive transcription factor-like protein At4g13040 isoform X1; its protein translation is MGGPLLTCLLGLWSWAFCVDELPGLELLFFVLWLCGLSVKLQPSTMVSLRRRRLLGLCSGISAFLTPLPMFCDNAKPDSVHPRPSKDRNLLDGSNGGKIGPLSSTAYGSSLAKEQPQKYVPGPPIKRRKRHRRKHIHNQEPCLMRGVYFKNMKWQAAIKVDKKQIHLGTVGSQEEAAHLYDRAAFMCGREPNFELPEEEKQELMKFKWDEFLAVTRHSINNKKLKKWQWSASEKRSETPPLQDGDWDDKQEVNGLSTSEDGEEDTRLS
- the LOC112170436 gene encoding ethylene-responsive transcription factor-like protein At4g13040 isoform X2; the encoded protein is MVSLRRRRLLGLCSGISAFLTPLPMFCDNAKPDSVHPRPSKDRNLLDGSNGGKIGPLSSTAYGSSLAKEQPQKYVPGPPIKRRKRHRRKHIHNQEPCLMRGVYFKNMKWQAAIKVDKKQIHLGTVGSQEEAAHLYDRAAFMCGREPNFELPEEEKQELMKFKWDEFLAVTRHSINNKKLKKWQWSASEKRSETPPLQDGDWDDKQEVNGLSTSEDGEEDTRLS